CTGTTGCAGATTGGAGAAAAGATACAACAGGACCAATGCAGGTTGTATCAGGAGCTTTGGGAAAAGAAAAAATACATTTTCAAGCACCTGATTCCCAATTAGTAAAGCATGAGATGCTTATATTCCTGGACTGGTTCAATAATTACAATAAAATCGATTTAGTAATAAAAGCAGCAATAGCCCATCTATGGTTTGTAACCATTCATCCATTTGAAGATGGCAATGGCAGAATAACAAGGGCATTGACCGATATGTTATTAGCTCAGGCTGATAAAACAAATCAACGCTTTTATAGTATGTCGGCTCAAATCAGACAAGAACGTAAAGGATATTATGAGATACTTGAAAAAACACAAAAGGGTAATCTTGATATTACTGAATGGATAAAATGGTTCTTACAATGTTTGATAAATGCCTTAAAATCAACTGATTCAACTCTAACAGGGGTTCTGTTCAAGGCTGATTTTTGGAAAAGACATTCAAAGACAATTATAAATGAAAGACAGAAAAAGCTTTTAGATAAACTTTTAGATGGATTTGACGGTAAATTGACATCTTCGAAATGGGCAAAAATTGCTAAATGTTCAAAGGATACAGCGATTAGAGACATTAACGATTTGATTGGCAAAAATATATTACAAAAAGAACCAGCAGGAGGGCGAAGTACAAATTATGAATTAAAGAAATGAAAAGTACCGGCAGGTAATCCGAGACAGCTAACGGTCAAATGACGCCAGTGCGCCCCCACCTGTCCGCCCACATAGTTGGAACATGGTCAAATAGGTATTCGGAGGGCATGAAGCATTCGGACAGCCCTCACATCCAAGAAGCTGGCATTTATCGTCAGCACCACCCTTTGGGGCGTTCACTTTAATAAACTTACATGAACTAAATTCATCCAAAAGTTATTTAATTTTGTATCCGAATAGATACACTAATTATGTTCAACAATGGGAACTTCAAAATTTGAAATAGCAGATTATTTGGACAGCAAAGAAATGATTGCAGAGTATCTAAACGCTGTGTTGGAAGAAGGGGACAATGCTGATGTTATTAATGCAATTGGTCATATTGCAAAGGCTATCGGAATGACAAAAATCGCGGAGGAAACAGGTTTGAGCAGACCGAGTTTATACAAAGCTCTATCTGACGGAGCAAAACCTCAATTTGCAACAATAATGAAAGTATTAAAAGCCATTGGAGGACAAATACAAGTGAATCCAAGATCTGCGTGAAAAAAAGACAAATTCCGCACTCGTTCGCTATGCGGCAAACGAGCGCGAGTGGGGCGCACAATGGCTATAGTTAATACGAGTTTTGGTATTTAACTAAAAGTTTTAGAGCTTTAAACCAAGACTGCCAAATCTTTTTGATTTAGCTTTATAAATGAAAAGATAAAATAAAAAGTTTTGGCTAAGTGCTTAATCGAAAGTTCACTACTTTTAATTCCCGTACTAACCATAGCCGATACGTTAGGCAAGTAAAATTTTTCATTCACCATAAAAAACAAACACAATGAAAAACAGATTTTTAATTTCAATTGGAGCAGCAGTTTTTAGTTTAATCATCTTTTCTCAATGCAGTAAAGATGACGATAACAATAATAGCGACAATTGGGCGGCTGCGGTAGCTGGGACTTATACCGGAACAAGCCAAGTGGAATGCGGTCCAGGGGAGCCTGAATCTGGCAGTCTTACCTTTACGCGAACAGGTGATAAACAGCTTACAATGCAGGGAACTTTTGGGAGTGATACTTATTGTTTGGACAGTTTGACGATGAATTCATCTACTACATTTACTATCGGTGAATATGATGGTTGTATAGCTGAACCTGCAACAGGAAGCGGGACTTTTACAGGGAACAGCATTAGTTTTTTAGTAAACTATACTGGTTGGTGTTCATTTACAATTCAGGGAACAAAATAATTGGATTGTATAGCAGCAAGGTGGAAAAATGTGAAAAACACGAGGGAGTAACCTGCCCCCAATCGAGACGGCTGACGGTCAAATTGTTGCTACACATTAGGAGCATATCACTTTAAAAACCAACGCATGATTATCGAGACAGAAGCCGCCAAAAAACTTGTAATTAAATATTTTAAAATCAAATAATATAGGACATATATCAGAACCAAAAAACGTTGACTTCATTATAGAAGCCCTCCCCTTTCAGATAAAGAAAGACGGGAAATAAGTGAGTTCATTGAAGAGTTGAAGAGGAAAAAAAGCAGGAAATCAACGACAAAACGAAAAAAGCCAAGCTCACAACAGCGGCTATAAAAAATAGGACAATCCAAACACAAAAAAAGCCCCGGCAAAACTGCCGAGGCTTGTCGTAGTAGCAGGGACAGGACTCGAACCTGTGACCTTTGGGTTATGAGCCCAACGAGCTACCAACTGCTCCACCCTGCGATGTGGGTGCAAATATACGCTTAGTTTATCAAAAGGCAAAAATTTACCGTAATTTTGCCCTTCTTTTAAAAAGCCATGCACCAATCCGGATTTGTAAATATCATAGGCCGTCCCAATGTCGGGAAATCAACACTGATGAATGCATTGGTGGGTGAAAAACTGTCTATCATCACCCCCAAGGCACAGACCACAAGACATCGTATTTTCGGCATACTGAATGGGGAAGATTTTCAAATCGTGTTTAGCGACAGTCCGGGCATTATCATTAAGCCAGTTTCAGGATTGCACGAGGCCATGATGAAAACTGTGGAAAGTTCCTTCAAGGACGGGGACATCATCATGCTGATCACCGAGCCGGGCGAACCGATACAACAACTGGAAGAAGCGCTGAATAAGATCAAATCGCTCGAAATCCCTAAATATTTGGTGCTCAATAAAATTGACAAATTAAAAAAGGAAGAACTGCTGCCTTTGCTGAAACACTGGGACGATCAGAAGATTTTCGATCATGTATTTCCCGTTTCCGCACTGAAAAAAAGAAATACAGATGAGCTGCTGCGGCAAATTCTGAAAGACCTGCCCGAAAATCCGGCATGGTATCCGAAAGACCAGCTTACTGATAGGCCAGAGCGCTTTTTCGTTTCTGAAATCATCCGCGAAAAGATATTTATCCATTACAAACAGGAAATCCCCTATTCCTGTGAAATCGTAACTGAGGCTTTCGAGGAAGAAGAAAAAATCATCCGTATCCACTCCATCATTTACACGGAGCGGGAATCGCAAAAAAATATTATAATAGGCAAGAAAGGAAGCGGAATAAAGCGCATTGGTACAGAAGCGCGAAAGGATATGGAACGCTTTTTTGAAAAGAAGATTTATTTGGAATTATTTGTGAAAGTCAAAGAGAAATGGCGGGACAATCCAAACCAACTCCGCCAGTTCGGATATTAAGAGGTGCTGTTATCATTAAATATAATGCCACAGTCAATAAGTAAATAACCAAATAGCTAAATAACCAAATAAGAATGGGATATACAGTAGCCATAGTAGGAAGGCCAAATGTGGGCAAGTCCACCCTTTTCAACAGATTGATCGGGGGGCGGCAGGCTATTATCGACAACCAAAGTGGTGTGACCCGTGACCGCCAATACGGTGTTTCAAATTGGAACGGCAAGGCTTTCAATGTGATTGACACCGGGGGGTTTGTAGATCATTCCAGCGATCTTTTTGAGAAAGAAATCAAAAAGCAAGTGAAAATTGCCATTACCGAGGCCTCGGCCATTCTGTTTGTCGTGGATGTGAGCACCGGTATCACCGATCTGGACATGCAACTGGCCGACTTGCTGCGTAGGGAATCCAAAAAAGTATATCTCGTAGTCAACAAGGTAGATAACACCAACCGCCTTTATCAGGCCAGCGAATTCTACAGCCTGGGCTTTGAAAAACTTTTTACCATTGCCTCCATCAGCGGAAGTGGCACCGGGGAATTGCTCGATGCGCTGTGCGAGGATATAAAACCCGAGGAAGTGGTTCAGGAAGATCAGGACGATGAACTGCCCAAAATTGCTATTGTAGGTCAACCCAATGTGGGAAAATCCTCTTTACTGAATGCATGGGTAGGCAAAGAGCAGAATATCGTGACTGATATTGCTGGTACTACACGCGATGCCATCAATACCCATTACAAACTCTATAATAAAGATCTGCTATTAATTGATACTGCCGGAATCCGTAAGAAATCCAGCGTAATGGAAGACCTGGAGTTTTACTCTGTAATCCGCGCCATCAATTCCATCGATCAGGCAGATGTTTGTGTACTTATACTTGACGCTACATTGGGCATCGAATCGCAGGATCTGGCCATTTTCAGACAAGCGGAAAAGAAAAAGAAAGGCATTGTAATAGCAGTGAACAAATGGGATTTGATTGAAGACAAATCCCAGGAAAGTGTAAAAGCTTTTCAGGAAACTTTGATTGAAAAATTCGCTCCTTTCAGGGATTTACCTATTGTCTTTATTTCTGCCCTGGAGAAAAAACGCATTTCAAAAGTACTGGATATTGCCCTGGAAGTAGCTAAAAATAGAAGGTTGCGAATTACTACTTCTGCATTAAATAAATTTCTGGAAAAAAGTATGGAAAAATTCAGTCCGCCTGCTGTGAAAGGAAAATATGTGAAAATAAAGTACGTGACACAATTGCCCACCCACACGCCAACTTTTGCCTTTTTCTGCAATCATCCGAAATACATTCGCCTGCCCTATAAAAACTACCTGGAAAACCAGTTGAGAAAATCCTTCTCATTGACCGGAGTGCCAATAAGGATGGTTTTTAGGGATAAGTAGAAACTGATTATAGCTTAATTCTTCCTGTGATAATTGTTTAGTTTAGCAATATGTTTTCTAAATTGAATCTTTATGGATAAGCACAAAGACATTCGTTGGGAGCAACGATTTTCAAATTTTAACAAGGCAATGTCCAAACTTGACAGAGCTGTAACACATATAAAATCCGAATATTATTCTGAAGGTTCTTTTAATGAAGACCTTTTTGAAGAAGGGGATGATATTATTCGCGAAGGCCTGATTAAGCGCTTTGAGTACACCCATGAATTAGCCTGGAATGTTATGAAAGATTTCATAAAAGATCATGGTAATGCAGAGATTTTTGGTTCTAAAGATGCCACAAGAGAAGCTTTTTCTTTGGGCTTGATCAGCAACGGAAAAGTGTGGATGGAAATGATCAAAAGCAGAAATAAAACCTCTCACACATACAATGAAGAAATTGCCAATGAAATTTTTATTAATATACTTGATAAATACCACAAGGCTTTCCTTGATTTTCAAAAATTAATGGAAGATAAAAGAAGTGGTGAACAAGGTAAAATCTTTGAATAATGCTCTTTGGATTAGAAAGTGATGATATAAATAAGATACATAGCGTGTTTTCCCGATATCCTCAAATTGAAAAAGTCATAATATACGGGTCACGTGCAAAAGGCAATTACAGACCTGGTTCAGATATTGACTTGGTGTTGCTGGGTGAATTCCTGAACCTTAGCATCCAATTAGAATTAGAAAATGAATTGGATGACCTGCTGTTGCCCTATAAAATAGACATAGCACTATTACATAAAATTGAAAACAAAGATTTGCTGGATCATATTGACCGGATAGGTAAAGTCTTTTATGAAAAGAGTTTGAGCACCAGAACAGGTAGTTGATAACTTAATTCAAAATTTTTTCTTTCCGCTGCTTCCACATATAAAGGTACATTTTCGGAAAGAACAAGATGTACAATACCGCAACAACAGCCATAAACCATACCTGCCACTGATCAACTGCTATTCCATGCTGAGTGGCCCAGGCATAAAGAATCATCAATTCGCCCGTAACACCAATGGGATAAAGAAAGATGAAAAAAGTATAGCGGCACCAGGTCAAAACAGCAATAGAAGTATTTCTTAAAAGTGTGAGATAGTATGCATAACGGATAATTTCAGTTAGCGACCAGGCAAATACAGCCAATTGCAAACCGCTGATGCCCATAAATTCAGGCCAGGGCCCTCCATGAAATATATTGATCAATATCAGAATAAAAATACGTGAGCTGACCTGAATGGCTGTAGTAAAGACCGGGGATTTTACCCATTTTAAAGCTGCATGCAGAATTTCGAGCAATGCTGCACCTTGTGCAATATTCAAAAGCGTGAGACTCACAAAATCGAGCTTGCCGGAATCTGCTACAAAAAGCACTAGCACAATCGCCCAAAGCAGGGATAGGGAAAAATTATAAAACTGGAGATAAATCTTAAGCATTGTTTAAGCGCAACTTATAGATTTAGCATAGCCTCTTTCAAGCCTGAATCTACTGGATTATCAGAAAGCCAGATGCCAATGAGTGCTTTTTTGAAATCCATACCACTTACAGTGCTGATATATTTACCATTTTTATAGGACTTCACTCCTTCTCCGGGTACATAATAGAGGTCGAAAATATCATTCTCAGTAATTTCTTCACCTGAAAAATTAGCGATAAAGGCATCGATCTTATCTTGAATTGGCGCGGTGTTTCCATCGGTAGAAGCTATAAATCCTTCGCGGGTAGCTTCCGACATATTGTCGCTGCTCACCATACTTGATGTGATGTGCAGGCGAATGGCCATAGGCTTATCTGCATTGATGATTTCCTTTGCATTTTTGCTTTTTTCAGGCAAGTACAAACCACCTACATAAATCTTGAAGAACAGTTTTTTACGAATGCCGCCACCGTTTAGCACCAGCTTTGAACCTTCCTTGTCCAACACCGCAGGCAAGGTGATGTTATTGATTTCAGTTTGTGCGCTTAAAGTAAACACAGGGAAAATTAGGAGTAGTAAAATTAATTTGTTCAT
This DNA window, taken from Chitinophagales bacterium, encodes the following:
- a CDS encoding addiction module antidote protein encodes the protein MGTSKFEIADYLDSKEMIAEYLNAVLEEGDNADVINAIGHIAKAIGMTKIAEETGLSRPSLYKALSDGAKPQFATIMKVLKAIGGQIQVNPRSA
- the era gene encoding GTPase Era, producing MHQSGFVNIIGRPNVGKSTLMNALVGEKLSIITPKAQTTRHRIFGILNGEDFQIVFSDSPGIIIKPVSGLHEAMMKTVESSFKDGDIIMLITEPGEPIQQLEEALNKIKSLEIPKYLVLNKIDKLKKEELLPLLKHWDDQKIFDHVFPVSALKKRNTDELLRQILKDLPENPAWYPKDQLTDRPERFFVSEIIREKIFIHYKQEIPYSCEIVTEAFEEEEKIIRIHSIIYTERESQKNIIIGKKGSGIKRIGTEARKDMERFFEKKIYLELFVKVKEKWRDNPNQLRQFGY
- a CDS encoding nucleotidyltransferase domain-containing protein; amino-acid sequence: MLFGLESDDINKIHSVFSRYPQIEKVIIYGSRAKGNYRPGSDIDLVLLGEFLNLSIQLELENELDDLLLPYKIDIALLHKIENKDLLDHIDRIGKVFYEKSLSTRTGS
- a CDS encoding chalcone isomerase family protein, with amino-acid sequence MNKLILLLLIFPVFTLSAQTEINNITLPAVLDKEGSKLVLNGGGIRKKLFFKIYVGGLYLPEKSKNAKEIINADKPMAIRLHITSSMVSSDNMSEATREGFIASTDGNTAPIQDKIDAFIANFSGEEITENDIFDLYYVPGEGVKSYKNGKYISTVSGMDFKKALIGIWLSDNPVDSGLKEAMLNL
- a CDS encoding protein tyrosine phosphatase-like domain-containing protein — translated: MLKIYLQFYNFSLSLLWAIVLVLFVADSGKLDFVSLTLLNIAQGAALLEILHAALKWVKSPVFTTAIQVSSRIFILILINIFHGGPWPEFMGISGLQLAVFAWSLTEIIRYAYYLTLLRNTSIAVLTWCRYTFFIFLYPIGVTGELMILYAWATQHGIAVDQWQVWFMAVVAVLYILFFPKMYLYMWKQRKEKILN
- a CDS encoding Fic family protein, encoding MKVFIHQQDNWPNFAWNAENIVNLLSEARNLQGRLIGKMESLGFDLRSEALLDTLTLDVLKSSEIEGEYLNPDQVRSSIARRLGMEIAGSVDSDRNVDGVVEMMLDATQNCFEPITSDRLFDWHAALFPTGRSGMYKITVADWRKDTTGPMQVVSGALGKEKIHFQAPDSQLVKHEMLIFLDWFNNYNKIDLVIKAAIAHLWFVTIHPFEDGNGRITRALTDMLLAQADKTNQRFYSMSAQIRQERKGYYEILEKTQKGNLDITEWIKWFLQCLINALKSTDSTLTGVLFKADFWKRHSKTIINERQKKLLDKLLDGFDGKLTSSKWAKIAKCSKDTAIRDINDLIGKNILQKEPAGGRSTNYELKK
- a CDS encoding nucleotidyltransferase substrate binding protein, producing MDKHKDIRWEQRFSNFNKAMSKLDRAVTHIKSEYYSEGSFNEDLFEEGDDIIREGLIKRFEYTHELAWNVMKDFIKDHGNAEIFGSKDATREAFSLGLISNGKVWMEMIKSRNKTSHTYNEEIANEIFINILDKYHKAFLDFQKLMEDKRSGEQGKIFE
- the der gene encoding ribosome biogenesis GTPase Der, yielding MGYTVAIVGRPNVGKSTLFNRLIGGRQAIIDNQSGVTRDRQYGVSNWNGKAFNVIDTGGFVDHSSDLFEKEIKKQVKIAITEASAILFVVDVSTGITDLDMQLADLLRRESKKVYLVVNKVDNTNRLYQASEFYSLGFEKLFTIASISGSGTGELLDALCEDIKPEEVVQEDQDDELPKIAIVGQPNVGKSSLLNAWVGKEQNIVTDIAGTTRDAINTHYKLYNKDLLLIDTAGIRKKSSVMEDLEFYSVIRAINSIDQADVCVLILDATLGIESQDLAIFRQAEKKKKGIVIAVNKWDLIEDKSQESVKAFQETLIEKFAPFRDLPIVFISALEKKRISKVLDIALEVAKNRRLRITTSALNKFLEKSMEKFSPPAVKGKYVKIKYVTQLPTHTPTFAFFCNHPKYIRLPYKNYLENQLRKSFSLTGVPIRMVFRDK